TGGAAACTGACCGTGAAGAAGCCGAACAGCTGGTCGAACACGGCGGACAGCAGGTGCTGACCGGTGTGCTGCTGCATGTGCTCGAAGCGGCGGGGCCAGTGGATGGCGCCATGCACGCGGTCTGATTCCGGCAGCGGCTGACCGAGCGTGTGCACGATGCGGTCTCCGGAATCCTCTTCGACCGCGAGCACGGGGATTCCGTTCAGCATGCCCGTGTCGTGAGGCTGTCCGCCGGAAGTGGGATAGAAAGCGGTCCGGTCGAGGACGATGCGCGCGCCGCCGTCGAGGCGCTCGACGACCTGCGCATCGAATTCCGTCAGGAAACTGTCTGTGTAATAGAGCCGCTCTGTCATGCGGCGGAGTGCCTCGCCGGAGTTGTTCCGCTCAGACCCACTCGAGGGCGCCCTTCCTGTAAGCCCAGACGTAGCCGACGATCAGGATGGCGAGAAAGACGGCGACTTCCGCCACGCCGAACCAGCCGAGCTGTTTAAAGCGCACCGCCCACGGGAAGAGGAAAATGGTTTCCACGTCGAAGACGACGAATAGGATGGCGACGATGTAGAAGCGGACGGTGTAACGGCCGCGGGCGTTGGAGGCGGCGCGGATGCCGCACTCGTATGCTTCCAGCTTCGCCGGGACAGGCAGCGAAGGACGCAGATAACGGAAGATGCCGAGCAGAACGAGGGGGAAAAGAAGGGCGCAAACCAGGAAGATGAAGATGGGCGCGTATCCTTCCGGCATGGTTCCACTATATATCATCGCTGCGGGCGAAAGGGATGCGGCCGTGATCCGTCCGTAAGGAATTGAGCCGTTGCTTGGTGAGGCCTGAAGGAGTGGGGCTGGGGTGCAGAAGGGGCGGGGGGCTGAGTTGCACCCAATGGGTGCAAACGTGCAAGCGATTCTGGCATGAGGTTGAAATCGAGGCGATCTCCGGCCGAGGGCGAGTTTCTGTTTGAGATCGATCCGGAGCCGCTGGAGGAGTGCGTCACGGCATTGGGCGGCCTGCCGCTGTTGTTGCGGGCGGTGCGGAGCCTGGATGTGCCGGGCAGCGTGAAGCGCCATTTGCGTCTCAAGCAGCGAGAGCGGGGCTTGGACGAAGCGGCTTACGTGGAAAGCTTCCTGACGTTGAACGCGGTGGGTGGGGATTGCCTGGAGGACTTCGACCAATTGCGCGAAGCCCCCGATGTGACCCAGATGGCGGGCTACCAGATGCCGAGCGCGGAGGCGGCGCGGAAGTTTCTGTACCGCTTTCACGAGGAGGCCCTGATCGAGCAGGCGCAGCAGGAATTGGCGGTGGGCCAGGTGAGCTATATCCCGGAGGAGAGCGCGGGGCTGCGCGCTTTGGCGCAGGTCAATCAGGATGTGGTGCGGGAGTTGGGCCGCCGCTGCGCGGAGCAGAAGATCGCCACGGTGGACCTGGACTCGACGATCATTGAGAGCTGGAAGAAAGAGGCCAGGCGGACCTACGAAGGATGCACCGGCTACCAGCCGGTGCTGGCGCTGTGGGCGGAGATGAACGTGGTGCTGGCCGATGAATTCCGGGACGGCAACGTGCCGGCGCAGCAGCAACCGCTGCGGGTGGCGCAGCGGGCCTTTGCCGCGTTGCCGGAGACGGTGGGCGAGTATTACTTCCGTGGCGACTCGGCCTGTGAGGAGGAGGGCCTGCTGACGTGGTTGCGCAATGAGCGGCGGCCGGACGGGCCGCAGGGATTCATCGGCTTTGCCGTCAGTGCGCGGATGAGTGCGGCGTTGCGGGAAGAGATTCTGGCCACGCCAGAGGAGTGCTGGCAGCCCTACGCCGAGGACAGCCAGGGGATCCAGGAGTGCGCGCAGGTGGACTACTTCCCCGAGGAGACGGCGGAGAACCGCTACCGCGAGCCGCTGCGCACGATCGCCATCCGGATCCGCAAGAAGCAGGGCGAGCTGTTTTCCGGCGGGGAGGCGGTGAAGTACTTCGCGGTGCGGACCAACCTGTGGGACTGGAAGCCGCAGCGGCTGCTGGAGTGGCATCGCGAGAAGGCGGGTTCGATCGAGGCGGCGCACGCGGTGATCAAGAACGAGCTGGCCGGAGGGGTGCTGCCTTGCGCCCGCTTCGGGGCCAACGCCGCCTGGTTTCGCTTCGCGGTGCTGACCTTCAATGTGCTGACGGCGCTGAAGCGGCTGGCGCTGCCGGCCGAGCTGCTTGCGGCGCGGCCCAAGCGGCTGCGGTTTCTGATCTTCAACACCCCGGGCAAACTGGTGCGGCATGCGCGGCGGACGATTTTGCGGCTGCTGCGCACGCTGAACCGCTTCAGCAACTGGCACGGCGCCCTGCGGCTGCTGCCCTTGCCGGGTTGACGAGCCCAGCTGAGTGGGTACGAGGCGGCCAGATCCTTTCAGCACCGCTTGAAGTGTGCGGCCGCTTCTGCCTCACCGGCCTGAAAAGCGCCAAAACGCAAATCCCGTCCCCCCTGCCCCGCAGTTCGCCTCCCGCATCTGCGCTGATTGCGCCGCAAGTCCCCCTTCAGCACCACTGTGCTCCCTTCCGCCCGCCGCTACGGACGGATTACGGATCCGGGAAGCGCGGCAGGCCGTCCCGCTACAATTGAGATTCACGCATGACGGCTGCGGCGAAGCACGGGGATCTGATCCGGCGGCTCTGTCAGGAACACGGCATTGACCGCGAGTACTGGGACATCTGGGGGCAGCGGCACGAGGTTCCGGAACGGACGCTGCTGGCCATTCTCGGATCGCTGGGCTTCGACACGTCGACGCCGGAGGCGCTGGAGGCTTCGGCGCAGGAGCATGAAGAGGCGCGGCAGCGGCGGCCTCTGGATCCGGTGATCGTGCTGAGCGGGTCGGACCGCGAGCCCGCGGTTCCGTTGCGCGCGCCCGCCGGCAGCCGCGCCGCGCTGGCGCTCTATCTGGAGGACGGCAGCGCGCGGCGGTGGGAGGCGCAGATCGCTGAAACAACGCAGCGGGTGGCGCTTCCGGGACCGCTGCCGCTGGGCTACCACGACCTGGAAGCGGTGGTGACGCTGCCTGATGGCAGCCAAAGGCGGGGGGCGCAGCGGGTGATCGTCACGCCGGACCGCGCGTGGCTGCCGGAGAAGCTGGAACGCGGCGGGCGCGCGGCGGGACTCGCCATCAGCCTGTACGGCGTGCGCAGCGCGCGGAACTGGGGCGTGGGGGATTTCACGGATCTGGCGTCGATTGTCGAATGGGCGGCAGCGGAGCTTGGCGCCGGTTTTGTCGCGCTGAATCCGCTGCACGCCATTGCGAACCGGCAGCCGTTCAACA
This DNA window, taken from Bryobacteraceae bacterium, encodes the following:
- the nuoA1 gene encoding NADH-quinone oxidoreductase subunit A 1, giving the protein MPEGYAPIFIFLVCALLFPLVLLGIFRYLRPSLPVPAKLEAYECGIRAASNARGRYTVRFYIVAILFVVFDVETIFLFPWAVRFKQLGWFGVAEVAVFLAILIVGYVWAYRKGALEWV